The window CTAAACCAGACACCGACACTAAAATTGTCACTTCTTGGAATGGACTGATGCTCTCTGCGTTTGCTAGAGCGGGATTCGCTTTAAAAAATCAGTCGTATATTAATAGGGCCATTTTGGCGGCAAATTTCGTTAAGAAGTTTTTATATAACGAGAGTGAAAAAACATTGTTAAGGTGTTGCTACAGGGGAGATGATGGACAAATTGTTCAAacgtaagtttttttaaatattttggtatgcTTAATTTTCCTAAATACGTGAAGCTTGTTAGATTCTataagatattaataattttcggtttttgttagtttctcgttttaaataaagatgtatatttaatattgatagATTAATAAATCTCTttctagttaaaaataaaaatgttgggaTTTTTAAGGCTGTAATTAAGACACTACAAGTTTCTTTTGAAGTTTTATAGCATATATGCCTCTGAAAGATCTTTTTTATCGAAAAACACTGATATAAAGATTAATTTAGGGTTTTTCTAGATTAAGGCAGCTTTCTGGTGAAAAATTGTAGTTACAATATTTACTAagtatatttgcaccaaaatcTCTAATTTTAAGAGATTCATAGAAAAGCCGATTTATATTATCATTCAGTACTTACCTTGAATAgtgaatatatttaaattataagtatTGGTCTggataaaacaatttttttgattttgtattatttattttgtattccTTGTAACCTCTCCAATATATATATAAGGATCAAACACCGATTTCGGCCAATGGTCGAAAAATACGGCCAAAACGCGTTCTGGCCACTAACCTATTACCAAAGTCCGAAAAATCGCGTTCCGGCCTTTTATTATAGACCAGAATGCGTTTTGGATATTTTGAAATTGCCAGAACGCGTCGAGCATATAAACAAACAGCCCAAAAAGCGATTTTGTAAGTGTCTCAACTTGTCATTCGTAATCGATGTAGGTTTCATATTTCGTTCTGTGGCAACGGTTGGAGCGTCATTTTAGTTTAGTGTTTAATTCGAGCGCGTGTAAAAATTTCGCTAGAGCGAAAATGTGTGCTAGTGCCATGGAAGACCTTAAGTTACGTTTGAGTGATGATTTGCAACAATTAATTTGTGATAGCAATGATCGTAGCAATATTTTTACAAGAGAAAGATACTATGAAATACTTTCAGAGGTAAAGGAAGCAAAGGCTTGTAAAAGTAACGGTGACCCAATTTCTTCAAAACAAAGGCGACGATTGAAAAGgtacgatattttaaaaattggtgaaaCTGAAAAGCTGATAGAGAAGAGGGCGGATGAGACTGCTGAGCTGCGTTATTTCTGCACGACTGATGAATTATTTGATATCATTCATTCTGCTCATGTAGGAGCAGGGCATAAGAGATTACGAGGTTTGCTTTTTGGAGTTTTTCCAACCGACATAAAATctaattatattcttttatttattgtagtgATGGACTCAGAATTAAAGAGGAAATATTGTAATATAACACGGCAAATaattgagatttatttattactttgcATAGAGtgtcaattaaaaaagaaagtgCAACGAAAAGGTTTAGTGGTTAAACCAATTTTAACAAATGAAATGTTTTCGCGCTGTCAAGTAGACTTAATTGACATGCAAAGTGAACCAGACCAAGATTTTCGTTTCATTCTCAATTATCAGGATCATTCAACAAAATTCACCGTGCTCAGAGCACTAAAAACAAAGACAGCTGAAGAAGTGGCCTAtcatttattagatattttctGTTTGTTCGGCGCCCCTATGATTTTACAAAGCGACAATGGCAGAGAATTTGCAAACCGCATCGTAGAAAATCTTGCTGAAATGTGGCCCGGATTGAAGTTGGTCCATGGAAAACCTCGTCATTCGCAAAGCCAAGGGTCCGTAGAGAGATCGAATCAAGATGTAAGGGACATGTTGGTTACATGGTTGgctgaaaaaaaacacaacGAAATGGTCTGAAGGACTGCGGTTTGTGCAAAGCAATAAAAATCGTTCTCTGCATACAGGAATAACTAAAAGTCCTTATGAAGCTATGTTCGGCACGCCTCAAAAGATCGGTCTTAAAGATTCGTCACTTCCTAAGGAACTGCTATCGAACATTAAAACAGAAGAGGAACTACAAAAGTTGTGCAATCAAGAAAATTCAGACGAACGAGAAGATGGACATTTGCGTCTAGTTGACGACGATAATTCGATAAACAGAAGGAATACTGAAGataaacaacaacaacaacaacaacaagaGAAAAATGTCTGTACAATATGCGAAAAAGAAATGTCAGATTCCCTTAGATGTTCAGTTTGTTGCTTATCTATTCATATCATCTGCGGAAAAGCCAAGGAAGGAAATGGAGGGGGTGAACAAAGCATTATATGTAATCGATGTTTAcgaaatgaaaatattagtaaTGTACGGGTCGAGGCTAAAGGTGGACTGGAAAAGCAGGCCGAGAAAATGATCGCTCTCTCGAATTCAAAGTTACCACCTATTGATGTAGGAAAAACCGTTATTATACGAGTACCTGATGTGGACAAAGGTAGACTTGCCCCGAGAAACGTGTTAGCTGTTGTACTCAGTATAAATGACTCTGGACTTTATCAGCTTGGtaggtaataaataaatgaaataagctatttaatataatgttttatcaattttcaGGAACGAAAGATGGAACTTTGCAATCGCTGTATAGCCGTAATGAGTTTACCTTAGCCGACTCCGACTTTATTGATATTTCAACAGTCCCGTCAACGTCTGTATCTCTTCGAACTGCTTCTGGCTTAGCATCTGGATCGAAACAAGGCTTTATACAGTGCAATTGCAAACGATATTGCATCGACAGAAAATGTGCGTGTAGGGCCAAGAAAGTAGTGTGTAACAGTAAATGTCACCGCAACAGTTCATGTAAAAATAAGTAAGCCCTTAAGGTTCCAAAAGTTTTACGTATTTTGATTTTCTCTGTTTCTTTTAGAGTTgattttgttacttttaacaTTTGAATGTTATACttacataaacaataaaaatatttttccatattacACTGGCTAACTTTCAGGCTAACTTAACTGCGAAAAGTCAATACGCAttctggaaattttaaaagatccAAAACGCGTTCTGGTGATTTGAAAAGATCCAGAACGCATTCTGGTAATTTCGAAAGGACCAGAACGCGTTCTGGTCTACATTTAACGGCCGGAACGCGATTTTTCGGACTTTGGTAATAGGTTAGTGGCCAGAACGCGTTTTGGCCGTATTTTTCGACCATTGGCCGAAATCGGTGTTTGATcctaacatatatatatacagggtgatttttaagttgatattttttttaactgcgtatagaactcggtaaaatatacacttttttcaaataacttttttcgatacactcaaaaacaaggaacatacagaataaaaaaaatgaatatgggtttgttttcatcgtctgtttatgtttagtttttggtCGAATGTTTGTATTATCGATCACGCATTGTACCGATCAGTTAATCTTAGACACTTTTAGTTTAttgttgataattttaaatttgcaaatcctaaaaatggcacatcgttatgaaaacaatgaacttgtggatatgttgcttatttatggagagtgtcttcaaagtgttgctgcttcggtattatacgcagaccgctttcctttgcggaatcatcctacacccagaagtttcataaatcttattcaacgggctaaggatactggcgatttacgggaacatcgtggagagcatgcaggaagaggaacgggacctgaaaatgttcatagggaagaacaaattttaaatctcatcgaagaagatccaacaacaagtactcgagttgttgcagggcaggtcggattaagtcaaacaaaagtatggacaacattgcgcgagaatcaatttaatccctttcacgttcaacgtgtccaagcgctactgcctgaagacttcccccgcagagttcagttttgtgaatggttcctacaacaacattgaaaatgatcaacatttttcgaacaaaattttaggAAACATGGACGAGGCAAGATTCACCCGAAAcgaaattaacaattttcgaaatacgcatgtttggtctgATGCATTCGCACACAAGCAATTTTCAACACCGGTTTTCTGCTAATGTATAAgcaggaattgtgaatgggatacttgttggaccatttatcttaccagaccgtttgacgggcgatgtttatttgggctttttgcaaaataatctgcctgttctgttagaagacgtgccactgaatatcaggcaagctatgtggctcctgcaggatggagcacctgcccagtttagacgagaagtgagcgaatttttggatataagttacccaaatcggtggattggccgaaatggaccagttgcgtggccaccaagatcgccagacctaaatccatgtgacttttttttgggggggtatatgaaaagtgtagttttcaagacgcctatcgacacacaagaagaactaatagcacgtattgagcaggctgcggcaacagttagacaaaaaccgatttctctattgcgtgccgttacggaacagtggttacgtcgagcaaatcgttctgttgaagttaatggtgacaactttgaacaacttGTTTAAATTAGAGAGGGCCgtattggactcattttataatattttggcaatgcaatttttttatttttcggttttttgaataaagttatttgaaaaaaaatgtttattttaccgagttctaaacacagttaaaaaaaaaagtgtcaacttaaaaatcaccctgtatattgtatcctaaatatacagggtgttcgaaaaatagacggagatatttcaatggcagatttcttataaaaaaatatgagaaaaagtttctataaacatgggtccggaaatgcacagttttcaaaacacagggtgatacatttttttcttaaatattaattttttattaatattaataatttttctcggagaactgacacttgtcaatgtcaaacctccatacagaaattattttttgttttacaaggcacctgtgatttttttaccaaaaattattaaaccaattttgtccagtggcatgcaataaaacggtatttattttttttgtcagaaacgaagtgagatacgaaaaaaatacaagaggcgaaaaagttgtacttttaaatgtttaatcaaacaaaaaatattaaagttaaaagaaaggcagtggcgtacatttttttgccaataatatttgctaagatgcCCCCCGGGATGCCACTGgcccttataattttaatctaattaaggCTAAATTGAGGCGTCTTATAGCAAACTCCTGCTATCCATAGCAAACTCGTCTTATccaaattttacgaaaaatgtGGTAAATATGGCAAGATTCTCTTTAGGTTGATATGCTCCTTctaccttaataatatttaccaaAACTTGCCTTATCCCATTAAAATTCAACGGCAAAATATTGCTGTTATCGCAAAACTTGACTTATCCACTTGATGTGTCGTTTCAAAACGCGACCAATCAGAAGTCGAAAACATGAAACACGAGCCTGCTTGTATCAcccgttttatatttttgtagatTATTTGAATTAGTATAGGTTATTGTGGGATATTCTTATcaaattctttgtttttaactaacttttaaggtatttttattggaattataatttatagaactaactagttatttttaatatggagCAAAAAGTTATCCCCGCAGAACGGGGTAAATGCAGAAGAAATATCAGTGACAGATCTCAGTAGAAAAGAGAAATACTAAAACGCGAAaggtattttatgtttttttttgcaagattGACAGGGTATTAAAGATAATTGTTTTGCTACTTTAGGCGTTCCGCCAAAGGTTTGCCAGTCTATCCTACCTGCGGTCACAATGGAAAAACATACAAATGTATAAGATTAACCAGCCGAGATGTTTATGACTTTCATCAAAACTTTTATCAGGGGAAAACCAAGAAGGAGCAAGATGcgtacatatattaaaattttgtaaatgttcACAACCGAAGCGCGATAGACATATAAAAGTAGGTAGCAGCCGAAAAGGTGTAAGTGTTTTCATTTGAAATACAAGTTTGccaaaaaacgtttttgaaCATTCTTAATATCTCTAAGGATCGCGTCCAAAGAATTGCCAGGCGATATCTTGAAACTGGGCTTTTGCCCAGAGAAAATCGTGGTGGCGATCGCGTAAGCAAAAAATACGAAGAAAAGCGAGTTGCCGTGAGAACATTTCTGGAGAGTTTGAAAGGAGTGGAAAGCCATTATTGTCGTTCGAAATCAAGTAGTCGGCAATATTTGAGTAGTAATTTAAATGTTTCCAAGCTTTGGAGGCTCTACCATCAAAAAGcgacttgtaaaaaaaaacttttttccatcACATTTTTTCAAAGAGAATACAACATTGGATTTGGAAGTCCTGTAACCGATGCATGTTCCAAATGCATTGagctttctgaaaaaataatattagaaaaggacgttgataaaaaaaaaccaattgaTGATAGAAAAAAGGATACACAAGCTAAGAGCCAATGCATTTTTTGCCAAACTTAAAGAGGTTGACTGCAATATGATAACATTTTCGTttgattgtcaaaaaaatttggtCAATTCCAAGGTCCCCGACCAGATTGCTTATTATAGCAGGCAGACACATATAACTTTACTGTTATTCAAGGTTCTTCCAAAGCAAAAATGACCATGGAAAACGTTCATATCTACACTTGGATGGAACATCAACATAAAAAGGGTTCAAATGAAATCTCTTCGGCAGTCTATGATGTTCTTTCAAAAGCTGATTTGTCCTCTTATTCGGGCATAAGACTATGTGCTGACGGATGCGGTGGACAAAATCGCAATTCAACAATGATAGGTATGTTatcttattttcttataaatatcgCACCGTCCAATATTAAATCCATAGAAATCATTTTTCCTGTTCCTGGACATTCATATTTACCACCTGATAGGGTATTCGGTAGAAttgaaaaggaattaaaaaaaatatcgacgATTATCGatcctaa is drawn from Anthonomus grandis grandis chromosome 1, icAntGran1.3, whole genome shotgun sequence and contains these coding sequences:
- the LOC126735798 gene encoding SCAN domain-containing protein 3-like, translating into MFGTPQKIGLKDSSLPKELLSNIKTEEELQKLCNQENSDEREDGHLRLVDDDNSINRRNTEDKQQQQQQQEKNVCTICEKEMSDSLRCSVCCLSIHIICGKAKEGNGGGEQSIICNRCLRNENISNVRVEAKGGLEKQAEKMIALSNSKLPPIDVGKTVIIRVPDVDKGRLAPRNVLAVVLSINDSGLYQLGTKDGTLQSLYSRNEFTLADSDFIDISTVPSTSVSLRTASGLASGSKQGFIQCNCKRYCIDRKCACRAKKVVCNSKCHRNSSCKNK